From the Mycobacterium sp. 155 genome, the window ACCGGTGACGCCGTCGGGGAGCGGGACCGCCAACGCGGCGGCGCCGGCCAGTGCCGGCACTGCGCCGAGCAGCAGACTCTCGGCCAGGTTGGTGTTGTCGTAGTTGTTCTGCGCGAACACACTTCCGCCCAAGAACCCCAGACCGAAGATCGCGAGCGCCAACGGCCACCACCAACCGTGGCTGGTCAGGCTCCACGTCACCACCGACATCACCGTGATCGCCAGCCCGACCACCGGGATCGCAACCCCGACGAAACGGTACAGCGACTCGCGGCCGAACACCGGCGACTCATCGAGTACAGCGATCGCATCGATCACGTCCTCGACCAGCGGCCGGTACCGCTCGGTGCGGCTCACCGACACCAGAGTCAGCAGCGACCCGTCGACCACGCCGGAATCGTCCAAGGACTCATCGGCTTTCAGCGGCGGCGCCCCTGGCCGCGCAAACGCCCAAGAACCCTGTGCTTTGAAATCGAACCCGGCCAACACGTCTTTCGGGGTGTCCTCCAGCAGATCAGCCAGGACACTTACGGTTTCGTCGATGTATGTCTCGATAGGCGCCGCAGCAGGCAACACCAGGTCGGTCATTCGCTTACCCGTGAGGACAGTGACCCGCGTTGTCGCCGGGCGCCCGGGCGTCACACTGGAGGTGTCTGAGGCAGCGGCGGTGGCGGTCAACGGCGTTCGAGCCTGTCGAAGTCATCGGACAGGGCCGCGGCCAGCTCGGTGATCCGACGCTGGTACGTATCGCCGAGCAGGCCCAGCTGAATCTCGGTGCCCTGGGCGATGTGTTTGTCCCACGGCAACACGATGACCCGACCCGGCGGCACATGCCGCTCGAACTGCTGCACAAGGTCATCGACATCGACGTTCGGCCGGCCGGGGGTGACGTGGTTGATGACCACACACGAGCGCCCGAGCAGATCCTGATATCCGTTCTGGCGCAGCCAGTCCATCGTGATGGCCGCCTGCCGGGCACCGTCGATGGACGCGCTCGCGACGATCACCATGCCCGACACCGTCGAGAGCACGCCACGCGATGCCCTCTGGAACAGGCCCGCACCACAGTCCGCCAGAACCAGGTTGTAATACCGCGACACGATCGAGGTCGCACCCTGCCAGTCGTCGTCGTTGAACTCGCGGGGAGCGCCGCTGTACTCCTCGGAGGACAGCACCTCCAGGTTGGACGAGTTCATGCTGGTATACGCACGAATGTCGTTGTAGCGCGACAACTCCTGATCGGACAGCAGATCGGAGATGGTCGCCGCGGACTGCCGACCGGCACGGTCGGCGAGGTTGCCTCCATCGGGATCGGCGTCGATGGCCAGGATGCGGTCACCGCGGATCTTCGCCATCGCGGACCCGAGCGCAACCGTGACCGCAGTCTTGCCGACACCGCCCTTGAGACCAAAAATGCCGATCTGGTAGGAATCTCGCGCGTTACGGCGAATCCGGTTATTCAGGTCCAGCTCATAGACCTCGTCAGGCGACAGCCCGAGATTGATGCGGGTCATGAGGTAGAGCCAGTGCCGCCAGCCCCGTTGCGACGGCATCTTCACGCCAGTCTTCACCCCGACGTGCGACAACGCGTCGATCGCGCGGTGATTGCCCATGGTTGCGGCGGAAGTTTGGGCGGGCTGGGCGGGTACTGGAATAGCCTGTCCCGCACGCCATGCCCCACTGATCTCGGGGTCGTAGTCGGGGAACTGCGACGGCGCCGGTCCCGGCACCATGTGGGCGGGCGGCCCAGGCAGCGTGTACGGCTGCTCGTAGCGAGCACCCGCCGGCATCTGCTGCTGCGGTGCACGCAACATCGCGTTCTGCGGCCATTGCGGTGCTGACGGCGGCGGCATCTGCGGCATGGGCGGCGGCGCTTCAGCGTGCCGCTGAGGCGGAGCCGAGGCCTGCATCTGCGTCTGCGGTGGTGCCACCGGCATCGACGCCGACGGTGAATCGCTGGATCCGGAATCCCCGGTCGGCATCGGCGGCGGTGTCGCCGTGGCCTTCAGAATGGCATCTCGGTCCACGGTGATCGTGGCATCGTCGACCGGTTCACCCGGGTTCGACGGGTGAAAGAGCCGGTCATAGTCGGCCGACATGGGGTCCCCTCAGAATAGTGCAAATAAAGATATTCAGCTGTCCGCACCGAGGCGCACGCAGTGGGCGGGTGAGGCCTGGCCTAGTCGGGCAGCCTACCCGCCCACAAACGCGTACATGGTTGTGCTAGGCAAACATGCCCGTGACGCCAGCCTCGGTCTGCGCCATGGTCGAGCTGGCCTCGCTGATGGTCTGCGCAAGGTTCTGCAGCGCTGTGTTCAACTCGTTTGAGGTGTTGTCCCAACGGGTCTGAACAGCCTGGTAGGCCTCCGAGCCCGAGCCACCCCACACCGAGGCGAGCGCGGCGAGTGAGCCCTTGCCCTCGTCGAGCAGTCCATGAGTGGTGCTGACGGCACCCTGGATCTCACCGACTCCGCCTTCGATACCGGCGAAATTCCAAACCTGTTCCGTCATGTCTGATTCTCCGTTTCTCTGTGGTCTCTAGGTCAGATGTTCATCGCCGCGGACAGCGAGGAAGCCTGGTCGTCATCGGTCGAGCTGTACTGGACACCCGACTGGTGGATGTTCTGCGAAATGTCGTTCAGCTCCTGGACCTGCCGTGCAGCGGCCTCGTGGAACCGTGCGAGCGCAGCCTGGGCTGCGGTACCGGCCTGCCCGACCATCTGGCTGGCCAGCATGCTGCCGGTCGACTCGACCTGCGCGATGACGCTCTGCAGCTCACCGGAGATACGTTCAAAATTGCCGGCCTCCTTGGCGAGGACGGCAACGTCTGTATTCATTGCCATGCTGGATACCCCTTATTTTCCTTGTGTCCCCACCATGGGTATGGCGAGTCTTCCGACCCGGTGGCCGGGAAGTCTTGTGGTGCAACCGTTCACCAGTCGTCGTCTTCGTCTTCCGACCGGTCGTATGTCAGCGGCGTCGCGGCGGTCAGACCCTGCTTCGTCGACTCGCCTTCCTTCTTTTCCTTGGCTGCGCCGATCATCGGGCCGACACCGCCACCGACCGGGGCCAAACCTCCTGTCGCGTTGGACGAGGCGCCTGTCGCGGCCGGGATCTTGGTCTCCTCGGTGGGCCCGAGCAGATCTGACAGCAGCGAGGTCCGCGGTGCGGTGCCACCGAGGCCCGGCAGCGAGGCGGCCCGGACAAGGCCCGCACCTGAACTCGGGCCTGTGCCTCCAGCCATCGGATGGTTCGAGAACGGCATCGCGTTCAGCAGCCCCATCTGGATGCCCTTGTCGTGGTCTCCGCCCATACTGCTGAACTGGCTGACCATCTGAGTCACCTGCTGCAGCGGCTGGGTAAGGCTCTGCATCGGGCTCTGGATCATCTGTGCGAACTGCTGCCGGAGCTGGGCGACCAGCGATCCCATCTGCATCGCCATCTGCATGCCTTGCTGCAGGCCCTGCTGCGCGGGTTGCTCACTCTGCTGAGTCTGCTGACCCGAATTCTGCGCATTCTGCGCGGCACCCACCGCGCGCTGCTCACCTTGATTTATCTGTGCTGCCGTGCGGCCGGTGATCAAACCGACCGACTCGATCATCGCAGTCGCGCCGGCCTGCTCGATCACCAAATTTCGCAGCGCACCCTCGGCGGCGCGGGGAGCCGTCGACGCCAACGCCGCGGCCGCGGCCGTCTCGCCCACTCCGGGCATGACGATCGGCGTCATCGGCGTCATCGGCTCGAAAAGCACGTTCATCGCCGTCTCGGCCTGGTAGGCGTCCATCGCGCCCGCCGCCTGGTTCCACATCCGCACGACGTAGTCCGTCTCGTTGGCGGCGATGGCTCCGGTGTTGACCCCGAAGAAATTGGTGGCATTGAGGACGACATTGGTGATGTGGTTTTCCTCGATCTCCGGAATAGGCGGAGTCGCGGCCAATGCGACCGAATATGCACTGGCCTGAGCCGAGGCCTGCAATGCCCGCTTCTGCGCTTGCAATGCGGTGGAGCGCAACCACATCACCATCGGCATTGTCGCCGCGACGGCACGTTCGCTGGCCACCCCACTCCACACCGAGGTGAGATTAGCCAGCGCCGCCGCCAACTCATCGGCCTGCGTCTCCAACAGCACCGCCATGGCTTCCCAGCCGGCCGCAGCCTGAAGCATCGGCACCGGGCCGGCACCGACCATCAACCGGCCCGTGTTCACCTCCGGTGGCATGCCATGCCACGTCGGTGGCGCAGGCAGTACCGGGACCATCGCTGGCTGAACCTATCTGTTGGAGACGAATGCCGAACGAGAGTTAGAGCGTGCTCGCCTGAGCCGAGTCGACAGCGTTGTAGATGCCCGAGGCCTCCGTGTACGCCGCACCAGCCCGGGTCAGCTCTTCCTGCGCGAACGTGTTCGCCGTCAGAGCCTCGACACCCTCGCTTGCGAAAGACATCGCAGCCAGGGCCGAAACCTCGTCGGCGCCCGCGGGCACCAGCGCGGTCACAGCGGCGGTGGCTGTGGTGCCACCGGCGAGACCACGAGCCGCATTTGCGATAACCTGCGCAGCGATGGCTTCGGCACCCGGATCGTGCGTCATCGGTTGCATTTGCTGTTCTCCCTTGTTCGATATGAATCGCAAGGACATGCCCCCCATGAACAGCCCGGCTGCAATTTGCCAGTCCGTTAAGGAATCCGTCCCCCGATTCCTTTGCTGGCGGCCTGCCGCCAGCGTTGCTAAATGCGTTGAATAAATACTAACCGCCCTGTAGGGGTGGTGCGAACACTTCTTCTTCCGGCGGATCTTCTTCCGGGGGATCAATGTATGCCGCCTGAATGACTTCTTTGGCGTCCGGAGAAACCATGAATGCCTGGCCAGGTGGCCTTTTCCTGACCGTGATCTCACGTGACGGGAAGTCGTTCTTCTCGCCCGAGAGGAACAGCGTCGGCGAACCTGCGCCATACGCGGCACCCACGAACTTGTCCATGGTGGCCTTGTGCGCCTGGCTCATCTGGCACGTCACCACAAGGTGCAGGCCGATGTCGGCGGCCGCCGGCAACAGCGGCGACAGGGGCATCATCGGCGACATCATGCCCGAGGCCGCGACGATCATGTGCCAGTCGTCGACCAGCAGCACGATGTCCGGCCCACTCCACCACGACCGGGCCCGCAGCTGCGCCGTGGTGAGATCCGGCGGAGGCAGACGCTTCTGCAGGTTCTGCGCCAGCGCCTTGATGGACTCCTCCAAAGACGCGTTGTTCCGGTTGATCGCACCGGCAGCGAGCAGGTGGCTCTGCGGCACCGCATCGAGCAGACCCGAGCGGTAGTCGGCCAGCATGAACCGCACCTGCTGCGGGCTGTTACGGCTGCAGATCGCCCGCGAAACCGCTTGCGCGATAGTCGTCTTACCCGACTTGGGTGCCCCGAAGATCAGCAGATGCGGCGTCACGTTCATGTGGTTGTAGGCCACCGCGAGATCCGATTCCCGCACTCCCACCGGCACCGTCCAGCGGGTCCGGTAATCCGAATCCGGCCCGGGTGGGTTCGGATCGAGCTGATGCAGATAGATCCGCTCGGGTAGCACCCGCACCTGGGGCGCCTGCTCGCTGTGGAGCTCGGACACGTGCTGCACGGCCGCCGAGATCGCCGCCACGAGACCTTCGGCGCTGTGCATATCGTCGAGCCGGGGCACGCCCATCATCAGATGGTGTTTCTCCACCGAGACCGCCCGGCCCGGCCGGTTGACCGGTATCTCCCGGGTGATCCGGTCGATCTGGGTTTCGTTCACATCGCCGAGGCGGAACTCGATCTTGGTACCGAGATAGTCGCGCACACGGGATTTGAGCTCAGTCCACCGCGGCGTCGAGATGATGACGTGCACGCCGAAGGCCAGACCCTGCCCGGCAAGGTCCTGGACCACCGGTTCCAGGTCGGGGAATTCGGCGACGAACGCCGGCCACCCGTCGATGACCAGGAACACGTCACCGAACGGGTCCTGATATGCGGCATGCTCGGGGTCCTGGCGCATCTCGCGGTAAGCGGCGATCGAGCCCACCCGATGCTGCTTGAACATCTGCTCGCGTGCCCGTAACACCGCCTTGACCTCGGCCACGACCCGGTTGACCCGGTCCGGTTCGGCACGGGTGGCCACACCGCCCACATGCGGCAGATCTTCCAGATACATCAGGCCACCACCACCGAGGTCGATGCAGTAGAACTGCACCTGCCGCGGCGAATGCGTGGCCCCGGCCGAAAGCATCAGCGTCTGCAGGAAGGTCGACTTGCCGGTCTGCGGCGCACCGCCGATCGCGATGTTCCCACCGGCCGCCGAAACGTCGACGCCCCACACTTCCTGTCGGTGCCGGCGCGGCTCGTCCATGATGCCCAGCGCGAAGCGCAGCGGTTGGCGCTGGTAATCACGTTCGATCAGCTCATTGACCGGCGTCGGATCGGCCAACGGGGGCAGCCACATCTTGTAGGCACGCGATTCGCCGGTGGCCAGCTGCCGAAGAACGACCTCGCGGAGGACCCTGGGTTCGGCGTCGGTACTCATCGCGCCGCTCCCGCCGCGTCGAGGATCGGTGCCGTCGTGAACTGACGGATCCGAATCGCCGCCTGCCGCTGGGCGCGCGGCTTGGCATCGCCGTCGCCGTTGTCTTGGTCTGCCGGCACGTAGTTGGCGCCGGTGTAGAGGCTGCGGAATTTCACCGGATCCTCCATACCGACCCGCAGAAAGCCCACACCGCTTTCCTTGTTGGTGATGAACTGCGCCTCGGGAGTACCGATCACGGCCTTCGATTCCGCAGAGCTGGTGGTACGCAAGGCGATTCGGTACGTCAGGTTCGGTTCGAGCTTGTCGATCCGGACGCCGCCGGTGTTCAGCGACTGGGTCGCCAACAGCAGGTGCACGCGCAGCGACCGACCGACGCGACAGATCCTGTCGAACAGCGCAATGAAGTCGGGGTGATTCTGCAGCAACTCGGCGAACTCGTCGACCACCACGAACAGCGTCGGCAACGGCGCCAGGTCGGCGCCACGCTCGCGGTGCTTCTCGTACTCGGCGACACCCGACAACGCACCGGCCGCCCCCACCTGGATCCCGGCCTGACGCAGGATCGACTGGCGGCGGTCGAGCTCGCCGGTGAGCACTTCACCCATACGGCTGACCAGTTCGGCTTCCTCTTCCATGTTGGTCACAACGGCCGCGGTGTGCGGCAGCGTCTCCATACCGAGGAACGTCGAACCGCCTTTGAAATCTGTCAGGAGGAGGTTCACTTGATCGGGGTCGTGGGTCGCCACGAGCGACAGGATCAACGTGCGAAGGAATTCCGACTTACCCGAGCCGGTGGTACCGATCAGCATGCCGTGCGGGCCTGCACCGAACTCGGCGCCTTCCTTGATGTCGAGGCTCATGATCTCGCCGGTCTTCAACTGGTGGCCGAACGGGATCTTGAGCCGGTCGCGGTCGGTGTCGGTGAACATCCGCCAGCGCGCCGGGGTGACCTCCTCCACCGACTGCGCACCCACCAGGTGGTGCCACTCGTTGGAGACCTTTTTCTGCACGCGCACGTTCTTGTCGATGATCGTTCCGGTGATCGACCAGCCGGCCAGCTTGCGCGCGACCCGGTTGGCCTGCGTGGGGGTCATCCGGTCCGTGACCCGAACCACCTCCCGGTAGGGCTGATTGGACAGCTTGTCCTCCGTCTCGCCGTCCGGAGAAACCCGCAGCCGGTACGCCGAGCCGCGGTGATTGCCCAGGGTGAGAACCGTGACGCCGGCCCGGCCGTCGACCGGGAACCCGGCCTTGCCACCGGTGAGATCGACGACGATGACGTACGGGCCGCCCGGTGCCGAGTCGGCGGTGTGCGGCCCGCGCGCGGTCAGGTCGGCAAGTCCGTCGGGGCGGGTGAACACCATCCGCGTGGAGCCTGCGGCATCGGTGTCGGTCTGGTGCTGCACGTGCGGCAACCACTTGAGCCA encodes:
- a CDS encoding MinD/ParA family protein translates to MSADYDRLFHPSNPGEPVDDATITVDRDAILKATATPPPMPTGDSGSSDSPSASMPVAPPQTQMQASAPPQRHAEAPPPMPQMPPPSAPQWPQNAMLRAPQQQMPAGARYEQPYTLPGPPAHMVPGPAPSQFPDYDPEISGAWRAGQAIPVPAQPAQTSAATMGNHRAIDALSHVGVKTGVKMPSQRGWRHWLYLMTRINLGLSPDEVYELDLNNRIRRNARDSYQIGIFGLKGGVGKTAVTVALGSAMAKIRGDRILAIDADPDGGNLADRAGRQSAATISDLLSDQELSRYNDIRAYTSMNSSNLEVLSSEEYSGAPREFNDDDWQGATSIVSRYYNLVLADCGAGLFQRASRGVLSTVSGMVIVASASIDGARQAAITMDWLRQNGYQDLLGRSCVVINHVTPGRPNVDVDDLVQQFERHVPPGRVIVLPWDKHIAQGTEIQLGLLGDTYQRRITELAAALSDDFDRLERR
- a CDS encoding WXG100 family type VII secretion target; the encoded protein is MTEQVWNFAGIEGGVGEIQGAVSTTHGLLDEGKGSLAALASVWGGSGSEAYQAVQTRWDNTSNELNTALQNLAQTISEASSTMAQTEAGVTGMFA
- a CDS encoding WXG100 family type VII secretion target, with translation MAMNTDVAVLAKEAGNFERISGELQSVIAQVESTGSMLASQMVGQAGTAAQAALARFHEAAARQVQELNDISQNIHQSGVQYSSTDDDQASSLSAAMNI
- a CDS encoding PPE family protein, with the translated sequence MPPEVNTGRLMVGAGPVPMLQAAAGWEAMAVLLETQADELAAALANLTSVWSGVASERAVAATMPMVMWLRSTALQAQKRALQASAQASAYSVALAATPPIPEIEENHITNVVLNATNFFGVNTGAIAANETDYVVRMWNQAAGAMDAYQAETAMNVLFEPMTPMTPIVMPGVGETAAAAALASTAPRAAEGALRNLVIEQAGATAMIESVGLITGRTAAQINQGEQRAVGAAQNAQNSGQQTQQSEQPAQQGLQQGMQMAMQMGSLVAQLRQQFAQMIQSPMQSLTQPLQQVTQMVSQFSSMGGDHDKGIQMGLLNAMPFSNHPMAGGTGPSSGAGLVRAASLPGLGGTAPRTSLLSDLLGPTEETKIPAATGASSNATGGLAPVGGGVGPMIGAAKEKKEGESTKQGLTAATPLTYDRSEDEDDDW
- a CDS encoding PE family protein, with the protein product MQPMTHDPGAEAIAAQVIANAARGLAGGTTATAAVTALVPAGADEVSALAAMSFASEGVEALTANTFAQEELTRAGAAYTEASGIYNAVDSAQASTL
- the eccCb gene encoding type VII secretion protein EccCb, which codes for MSTDAEPRVLREVVLRQLATGESRAYKMWLPPLADPTPVNELIERDYQRQPLRFALGIMDEPRRHRQEVWGVDVSAAGGNIAIGGAPQTGKSTFLQTLMLSAGATHSPRQVQFYCIDLGGGGLMYLEDLPHVGGVATRAEPDRVNRVVAEVKAVLRAREQMFKQHRVGSIAAYREMRQDPEHAAYQDPFGDVFLVIDGWPAFVAEFPDLEPVVQDLAGQGLAFGVHVIISTPRWTELKSRVRDYLGTKIEFRLGDVNETQIDRITREIPVNRPGRAVSVEKHHLMMGVPRLDDMHSAEGLVAAISAAVQHVSELHSEQAPQVRVLPERIYLHQLDPNPPGPDSDYRTRWTVPVGVRESDLAVAYNHMNVTPHLLIFGAPKSGKTTIAQAVSRAICSRNSPQQVRFMLADYRSGLLDAVPQSHLLAAGAINRNNASLEESIKALAQNLQKRLPPPDLTTAQLRARSWWSGPDIVLLVDDWHMIVAASGMMSPMMPLSPLLPAAADIGLHLVVTCQMSQAHKATMDKFVGAAYGAGSPTLFLSGEKNDFPSREITVRKRPPGQAFMVSPDAKEVIQAAYIDPPEEDPPEEEVFAPPLQGG
- the eccCa gene encoding type VII secretion protein EccCa — translated: MTTRKFTPTIKRGPRLTPGEINVAPPDDLGIEIPPSGFQKAMPWVMGACMIGMIAIMAFTGFRQLSPYMLMMPLMMIMGAFAMMSGGGSGGKKVPEVNADRKEYLRYLAGLRTRVTSSASAQVAFFSYHAPHPEDLLSIIGTSRQWSRQTNGNPDFFTAARVGIGAEIAVDRLLKPNTSGEMSGGQAAPAPHLEPVSHMWVTKFLRTHGLVHDCPKLVQLRTFPTIAVGGDEAGAAALLTAMICHLAVFHPPDLLQIRVLTEDPEDPKWSWLKWLPHVQHQTDTDAAGSTRMVFTRPDGLADLTARGPHTADSAPGGPYVIVVDLTGGKAGFPVDGRAGVTVLTLGNHRGSAYRLRVSPDGETEDKLSNQPYREVVRVTDRMTPTQANRVARKLAGWSITGTIIDKNVRVQKKVSNEWHHLVGAQSVEEVTPARWRMFTDTDRDRLKIPFGHQLKTGEIMSLDIKEGAEFGAGPHGMLIGTTGSGKSEFLRTLILSLVATHDPDQVNLLLTDFKGGSTFLGMETLPHTAAVVTNMEEEAELVSRMGEVLTGELDRRQSILRQAGIQVGAAGALSGVAEYEKHRERGADLAPLPTLFVVVDEFAELLQNHPDFIALFDRICRVGRSLRVHLLLATQSLNTGGVRIDKLEPNLTYRIALRTTSSAESKAVIGTPEAQFITNKESGVGFLRVGMEDPVKFRSLYTGANYVPADQDNGDGDAKPRAQRQAAIRIRQFTTAPILDAAGAAR